A genomic segment from Phormidium ambiguum IAM M-71 encodes:
- a CDS encoding response regulator transcription factor: MPHILLVDDEEALRESLTYTLQKEGYIVTTAGDGMSAIKQFHKQVPDIILLDLMLPGIDGMEVCWRLRAFSDIPIVMLTAKDQDIEKIWGLEAGADDYITKPFSTRELLARIKAVLRRRTDEKKGDANSIAGEQGNTNAEEQIRKF; the protein is encoded by the coding sequence ATGCCACACATATTATTAGTTGACGACGAAGAAGCTTTGCGGGAAAGTCTCACTTACACCTTACAAAAAGAAGGTTATATAGTGACAACAGCTGGAGATGGCATGAGTGCCATCAAACAGTTTCACAAACAAGTACCGGATATTATTTTGTTAGACCTAATGCTACCTGGAATAGATGGTATGGAAGTCTGCTGGCGACTCAGAGCATTTTCCGATATTCCCATAGTTATGCTCACAGCTAAAGACCAGGATATTGAAAAAATTTGGGGTTTAGAAGCAGGTGCAGACGATTACATTACTAAACCATTTAGCACTCGTGAATTACTAGCCAGAATTAAAGCTGTTCTGCGCCGTCGGACAGATGAAAAAAAAGGAGATGCTAACTCAATAGCAGGGGAACAGGGAAACACAAATGCAGAGGAACAAATCAGAAAGTTTTGA
- a CDS encoding high light inducible protein, which yields MTSRSYTMEEGGRLNNFAIEPKVYVDSTPRTGFTEYAEKLNGRLAMIGFVSLLIMEVVTGNGIVSWLTSL from the coding sequence ATGACTTCACGCAGCTACACAATGGAAGAAGGCGGCAGATTAAATAACTTTGCGATCGAACCAAAAGTTTATGTTGACAGCACCCCCCGGACTGGCTTCACAGAATATGCAGAAAAATTAAACGGTCGTTTAGCAATGATTGGTTTTGTCTCTCTATTAATCATGGAGGTAGTTACCGGAAATGGTATCGTTAGTTGGTTAACTAGCCTCTAA
- the ftsH4 gene encoding ATP-dependent zinc metalloprotease FtsH codes for MAIKDQPQPPRSRQIGNILLLISGLFLLVNLFLPNLFSPSVPRVPYSLFIDQVQDGKVARVSVGQDEIRYQLKPDPEQPGQVLVLQTTPIFDLELPKRLEEKGIEFAAAPPPKNGWFTSLLGWVIPPLIFVAIWQFFISRSGGGPQGALSIGKSKAKVYVEGESAKITFADVAGVEEAKTELVEIVDFLKNPGRFRQIGARIPRGVLLVGPPGTGKTLLAKAVAGEAGVAFFSISGSEFVELFVGVGSARVRDLFEQAKKQAPCIIFIDELDAIGKSRSSGGFYGGNDEREQTLNQLLTEMDGFAAGDATVIVLAATNRPESLDPALLRPGRFDRQVLVDRPDLSGRQEILNIHSQKVKLGPDVNLKAIATRTPGFAGADLANLVNEAALLAARNKRDAVAQEDFNEAIERVVAGLEKKSRVLNDKEKKIVAYHEVGHALVGYLMPGSGKVEKISIVPRGMAALGYTLKLPTEDRFLMDEAELRGEIATLLGGRAAEEIIFGSITTGASNDLQRATDLAERMVTSYGMSKVLGPLAYDKSQQSFLGNADMMNPRRMVSDETAQAIDQEVKDIVESAHQQALHILKENRDLLETISTKLLDTEVIEGNELHELLSKVQPIHRDPAHTSH; via the coding sequence ATGGCAATTAAAGACCAGCCTCAACCTCCTCGTTCTCGCCAGATAGGGAATATTTTATTGCTAATTTCTGGCTTATTCCTACTGGTGAACTTGTTCTTACCGAATTTGTTTAGCCCTTCAGTACCACGAGTACCTTATAGCTTGTTTATCGATCAAGTGCAAGATGGGAAAGTGGCGCGGGTTTCTGTTGGTCAAGACGAAATTCGTTATCAACTGAAACCAGACCCCGAACAACCTGGACAAGTTTTAGTTTTACAGACAACTCCCATTTTTGACCTAGAATTGCCAAAACGATTGGAGGAAAAAGGGATTGAGTTTGCTGCCGCCCCACCACCGAAAAATGGCTGGTTTACTAGTCTGTTAGGCTGGGTCATCCCGCCACTAATCTTTGTTGCGATTTGGCAGTTTTTCATTAGTCGCAGCGGTGGTGGGCCTCAAGGTGCGCTCTCGATCGGCAAAAGTAAAGCTAAAGTCTATGTCGAAGGTGAATCAGCGAAAATCACTTTTGCTGATGTCGCAGGAGTCGAAGAAGCTAAAACTGAGTTAGTCGAAATTGTCGATTTCTTGAAAAATCCCGGTCGGTTTCGCCAAATTGGAGCCAGAATTCCCAGAGGTGTGCTGTTAGTTGGGCCACCTGGAACTGGTAAAACTTTATTAGCCAAAGCTGTGGCTGGCGAAGCGGGTGTAGCATTCTTTAGCATTTCTGGTTCCGAGTTTGTGGAACTGTTTGTCGGCGTTGGTTCGGCACGGGTCAGAGATTTATTCGAGCAAGCGAAAAAACAAGCTCCCTGTATCATTTTTATTGATGAGTTGGATGCGATCGGGAAATCTCGCAGCAGTGGCGGTTTCTATGGCGGTAACGATGAACGGGAACAAACCCTGAACCAGTTACTCACGGAAATGGATGGTTTTGCCGCAGGTGACGCAACCGTAATTGTTTTGGCTGCAACTAACCGCCCAGAAAGTTTAGACCCAGCTTTGTTACGACCTGGACGTTTTGACCGTCAAGTGTTAGTCGATCGTCCTGACTTGTCCGGTCGTCAAGAAATCCTCAACATCCACTCCCAAAAGGTAAAATTGGGGCCTGATGTGAACTTGAAAGCGATCGCTACTCGTACTCCCGGTTTTGCGGGCGCGGATTTGGCAAACTTAGTCAATGAAGCCGCTTTGTTGGCAGCCAGAAATAAACGGGACGCTGTGGCGCAAGAGGATTTCAACGAAGCGATCGAACGGGTAGTCGCAGGTTTGGAAAAGAAAAGCCGTGTCCTTAATGATAAGGAAAAGAAAATCGTCGCTTATCACGAAGTTGGTCACGCTTTAGTCGGTTATCTCATGCCTGGTAGCGGGAAGGTAGAGAAAATCTCGATCGTCCCTCGTGGTATGGCAGCTTTGGGTTACACTCTCAAACTCCCCACAGAAGACCGCTTTTTAATGGATGAAGCCGAACTGCGCGGCGAAATCGCTACCCTCTTGGGTGGACGCGCCGCCGAGGAAATCATTTTTGGCAGCATCACCACAGGTGCTTCTAATGATTTACAACGGGCAACCGATCTAGCTGAACGCATGGTCACATCCTACGGCATGAGCAAGGTTTTGGGGCCTTTGGCTTACGATAAAAGTCAGCAATCCTTCCTGGGAAATGCTGACATGATGAATCCCCGACGCATGGTTTCTGATGAAACTGCTCAAGCGATCGATCAAGAAGTTAAAGACATCGTAGAATCAGCCCACCAGCAAGCTCTGCATATCCTCAAGGAAAATCGTGATTTGCTAGAAACGATCTCAACCAAACTCTTGGACACCGAAGTAATTGAAGGTAATGAATTACACGAATTACTCAGTAAAGTTCAACCTATCCATAGAGATCCTGCCCATACTTCACATTAA
- a CDS encoding winged helix-turn-helix domain-containing protein, translated as MKTRDKILNAIIEHPGLTTREIMAIAQLSRTNTREHLQKLESMGLIYSEADDANANKHRYFAAKEKVEF; from the coding sequence ATGAAGACCCGCGATAAAATTTTGAACGCTATCATTGAGCATCCTGGTTTGACGACAAGAGAGATTATGGCGATCGCCCAACTCTCTCGGACAAACACCCGCGAGCATCTGCAAAAGCTGGAAAGCATGGGCTTAATCTATTCTGAAGCAGATGACGCAAACGCAAATAAGCACCGTTACTTTGCCGCCAAAGAGAAAGTTGAGTTTTAG